The following is a genomic window from Vitis vinifera cultivar Pinot Noir 40024 chromosome 6, ASM3070453v1.
CGACAATGACACCATGTTCCCACCCTCGCCTTTCAATCTAACCACCTTCATCCAGGCCTGTACAAGCTTATACGACGTCCCCCCTCGGCCTCATTGGATCACAACTTACTATGGAGGCCATGTATGTttgttgtaattttattttttttcattgtatttaTCACCATTAATTACAAAATGATCTACATTGTTTTTATGTCAATTGCAGGATATAAAACTGATCCTCCATAGATTTGCTAGCAACATCATCTTCTCCAATGGCCTAAGAGATCCTTATAGCAGCGCCgggtaataaaaaataaataaataaataaaagcacatttcttcttgaatttctttctgttttttagGTTTGGTGGGGTGTGTATGTCCTCAATCTAATTGACCCAGTTTTAAGTTattgtttttcctcttcttttggtCTCTAATTACAGGGTATTGAAGAACATATCCCATACTGTTCTGGCCATTCATACTGTCAATGGTATCTGCTCAACTCTACTACAATCCACCAAAACAAAAACGCAAATATATATTAGTTAGAATGGCTCTATCatggcaaaacaaaaaaacaaaaaaatcacacAGTAGACATCGATTGGAATGGCATCCAATACGCTATAATTGAAAAGTAAACTAAGCATATgggaaaatttcaaaagaaaagaacaaattaaGTGAATTGTTTCGCCATCATGTGCATATTCTAACTTTTGTCCAGAGAATATTGGTGGAATTTGTCTTTGATAAGATCCTTATCTTGCAGGGTCTCATTGCTTAGATATACTTCCTGCAAAGTCTACTGATCCGGAGTGGCTGATTATGCAAAGAAAGACCGAGGTTGAGATCATTGAAAGTTGGATTGCTCAATACCATGCTGATCTAGATGCCACAAGGAAAAGGACCCTGTTCGAATATTAACTAGAGGAAATGATTGTATTATGTTTCTTATGtctgaatttaaaaaaataaataaataaattttaatggtttaaatGTATAGGTTATATTTTGATGCCATTGGAATTGAACGTCTAATTTACTTGTCTTGCTCACATTGTTAGAACTGTTCTTGTGGGGGATTGTTTGTCTCTATTCTCATGAAGGCTCTAAAGTTGAAGAGAACCCAACATTATGTTGGAGGGCAATGGGCAACCCACAAAAGGGGACATTTCCCAGTCAAGTAAGAGTGATTCCTAGTAGTGATCATGCCATATTTCCTCACACCCATCTCAAAAACTTGAAAGTAGATATGGGAAAGGAGTTTTTGGAAGGAAAGGTTGAGATCAGGGATGATCATCTTCCATTACAAGTGGGTAATGGGGGAGGTTGAAAGTGCCAGTGTGTTCATTGTTGTTGGTTTGGACTACAAAGCAAAAATGCAATCTAGTGGTGTCTTCCGAAGTGTGGccattcttttgatttttcagAACCTTCTCCGTGCTTTTCTGACTTTTTGGATCCACGGGTTTCACATGCTTCTGGACACAGACTCCTCCAACTGCTCCCACGGGGCTTTGTGCCCCTGAATGGCAAAGAGGGGAAGTCAATCTCAACCTTGAATGATGAAAAAGAATTGGCTCGtgtgatgaaaaaaatgatttttgcaAAGCCAGATTTTCATGTCCGGGTGGTCTGGTGAAATAGTAGGTTTACTTGGGCTAATGAGCATGTTCAGCctataattttccaaatttcatgCTCCAAAAATGGCCAGCGAGAAGCCCATTGGCCCAATGAACTGCAAACGATCGGAGACTACACAAGAGCAACTTAACTCCCTCTTGAACTCCTATTCCATGCGATTCAaatcatttctttctttataaCAGGCGAACCtttggaaaaattaatttttatagatgagaaaagattataaaaattgaTTGAAGAGGACAAAATTGATGTTACCAAAATGTGTTTATTTTGCAGGAAGCACCAACTAAGAACAAATGGTTTTCATAATCATTACTCATCGTCCACCCAACATGGGTCAAACAAATTAATGACAAAAATCATACGTCATTTGGATAATATCACAGGATTATGTCATCTTAGAAGTCCACTAAAAGTGAAAATGGAGCAAGAACTTGGACACATTTTCATACGTGGAGACGGGTGAAAAGagacataaaaatattttccttatcGAAGTGAGCAGCCACCTTATCTAggatattaatataaaaaagatcCAATATGGTAGACCAAAATTTAACATGATTATAAGAAGGAAAATAGACACCCATTAATTGGGTTGTGCTGGCCAATAAGGATACATTTTCACCAACCACAAGCAAGAAGAAAAAGCAATTTTAGATGGATGGTGCTCCATTTTATGCCTTTGGTTAAAGAATTCTTGTTATTTATGAGTTAATAAACTGCACTTTTACGGTATTTGTCTAGTAGTCGGCCTCATCTTACTTCTCAAACTAGCAATTATAGTTGCTATATATTTTTACAACTTTATGTGGTGGTATTTTACACCCATGAGCACCTGTCAAACTCTAAAGATAACATGCTGTATTGATGACAAGGTGACAAATGGGGATGGTTGTAAGGTTGTGTGGTATGTTAGTGCAAGGGGATGGGTGTTAGTCAAAAggttaggttatgtttgattctcgaaaaatattaaggaaagaaaataaaaataaaagaaaattattttctcatatttggttattctataaaaaaattaaatataattaaaactagttagaaatttatatatttttaaattatttaatttttatattaataagttaaaataagtaaaatgagtttgaagtaataagtaaaatgagtttgaagtaataaataaaaataatttatttacttctaatttattttttattttatttcacatttttttcatcctacttttcttttatactttcTTTCCCAGTCcttatattttccctcaaattttcctggaatcaaacatagccttagtgCTTACTTGAGGGTGGCAACATATAGTGGCAAAATGTGGGCATGCATATGCAAAGGCATCACATGAGTGACTTGACTTAGTAAAAATTTAAGTGTAAGATTTCACTAGGTTGGGATTAATTTTTTCTACTAAGGGCATTACTTGTGAAGGAGGTTTGagtgatgaaaatatttttctagacatttttatatcaaagaaaatacattatGTTTGTCAAAGTACCTATGATGTTTCTTCCCATTAGATTGGTAAAAGTctcaaaaaaaatacttttgaagtgGAGAGAAGGTGGCTCTCTCTTTCTAAGGGTGGTGATAGAATATGAGGACAATAATTATACCGTTCCAAAAGTGAGACATGGAGCTTCAAACATGAGTAAGGTTTAATGATGAGTCTTACTAGCATTCATGCCTCAGTGTATTGCTACGAGTGTGATACAACCCATGAATGTAACATAATAGGATGCAATTATGGCACATGACATGATGCATGCTTGGGATGAAAGGAATCGATAAGGTTAACATGTATGAATAGATAATGCAACAAATGTAGGCTATGAGTTGAGAAAAAGACTTAGCACACATAAAGAACTTTGCAGCAAAGATGTGGGCCAAGAAAGGGCTTGGCACACATAAATTGTCTATACATATATTAGTGAGTTAAGTGGGAGCTTAACATGGTACAATAGTTAGACATTTGTGAAAAACCAAGTAAGGGTCATTGCACTCTAACAACATGACACCTAGAAGCCTAGTTAAGGATGTAACACTTTGACATTGGGAGAAGCCCAAGCAAAGGGCTTTTGGTACATCAAGGAAAGTAAGAGGATGTTGGTATATCAAGGAGATGATACTTGATATGGAATATTGCTAGGTATCTTACATATGAGATATATGGTGGGCTAAGAAGCTTGTTAGACATGTATCACGAGTAAACTAAATCTTAGCAATTATAGGATAGGTGACAGGCAATTAATGGTGTAATAAGATCTATAAGTGCGGTATGAGCTAATGGCGGAGTTAGAAATGCAATGTGGTGTCTAGCCCAATGGAAAGCTTGTTTTCCATTATACATATGGTCAAGGAATCAAGATGAGCTCCTACAATAGGGGGGTTAATTCCTAAAACGTGGATAGAGACGTTAGtgcttatataaaaagtatagcCTATCAGGTCTTCTTTTTATGACTCATTTAGAGAAAGTTTTGACCATTCTCTTATAATTACTTGAAAGTTAATACAAgtttaagatttttatttgtaattgtGCCGTTATCACTTGTGCATCTCATGGAGgttaaaaaaaaggttgatttAAGGGGCTTCTAAATGCCACAGTATGAAAATTTTAGGATTAATTTCATGCTTGTGACAAAAAGCATAGTCTATTAATATTGTGCTAATAATTAGCTCACATGTGCCATTTGAAGGTCAAATCAGGTtgtttcttttgtcttttttttttttttcattttttctatataagaattttgatgcatattattaattttcagcTATTAACTGGGGTATTAATTCCCTTAATTTGCATCTAAGCttatgaatagtggaatttacAGCTGAATTAATATTTCCAACccatttttattcaatatttcaagcaaaaatcttttttttttctaaggtaTCATATtgtaaaaagatatttttaaaacactttttttaaatattcaaactTCAACTCATTCTCGATTACAATGTTTCTGAGAAGACTGTATACTCACCAAAATACAAGAGGCTAAAAGTCCTTTTACAATAATCATTCCAAAATATTCTTGTGTTAATTGTGATTCGGATGAAGGTTGGTGGCATGGTAAAGTGGCAGCATAGCACCAGCATAAACTGATATTATCGTTTCAATTTCTTCTAAGTCAGCAGAATCTCATCatataataaaacaaactaGCTAGGAttatatactatatatatagCTATGAAATCAGTCCAATCTTCATATACAGCTTGAGCTGATCCAGATAATATTCCTCTCAATACATGGCCATGACGTACTACTCTCTTAGTTACTCACTTCAATGGCTTCCATTTCTGATTCCAACTTTAATCCTCTCATGCTGTGTCTCTGCTGCTCAGTTTAACGTGCCCAGACTAGGGCCACTCAGTAGAGGAATCCTCCGAAACCCTGAACCTGCAGCTGTGTCTGAATCTTTTTATAAGGATCTCAAGACATTTTTCTACGCCCAAACTCTTGATCACTTCAACTACAGGCCTGAAAGTTACAAAACTTTTCGGCAAAGATATGTGATGAATTTTAAGCACTGGGGTGGTGCCAAAGCTGGTGCTCCAATCTTTGCTTATTTGGGTGCAGAAGCTCCCTTGGATGGTGATCTAGTTAATATAGGGTTTGTCAATGATAACGCTGCCCGGTTTAATGCTCTCCTCATTTACATAGAGGTGAGAATATTGAtttcaatggttttttttttttttcataaattagtGTGGAAGTGCCTCTCATTTTGCTGCAGATTTCAAGGGTTCTTACTTGATTTCAATGGCTAATTTACAATCTTtgcttttataaaatgttttattctTCTTAGCATCGATACTATGGGAAGTCGATACCATTTGGATCAACCAAAGTAGCCCTGAAAAATGCTAGCACTCTTGGTTACTTCAACTCCGCCCAAGCTATAGCAGATTATGCAGCTGTGCTCATGCATGTAAAGAAAAGGTTACATGCACAGAATTCCCCGGTCATCGTCATTGGAGGATCTTATGGAGGAAGTATGTTACTAAATAGCTAGCCTCCTCTTCAAGAATAAATAAAGTAATCGCTTCAATATTTCCAGCTACTACTTCTACAgatcttccatttctttttttttctttttttttttccagtgcTGGCTTCATGGTTCCGGCTAAAATATCCCCACATCGCCCTTGGTGCTCTAGCTTCATCAGCTCCCATCCTTTACTTTGATGAGATTGCACCAGAAATTGGATACTATTCTATTGTCACCAAGGATTTTAGAGTAATAATTGAACATATCTTCACCTTAATTTTTTCAACTATGAACTTTAGACCTTGATTTAAAAAGTTTATGTGGGGGTACTATTTGCAGGAAGCTAGTGAGAGTTGCTACAGAACCATAAGAAGATCCTGGTCTGAAATCGACAGAATCGCTTCCAAGCCCAATGGTCTCTCAATCCTTAGCAAGAGATTCAAAACTTGCGCGTATATATCAGCCTCTGTCTGCCCTTATTGAAGTTAATTCTCACGGATTCTAAAAGTCTTAGTGTTAATTTGTGGCTTTCATATTCCCTTTGTTCTTTTGCAGTCACTTAGAAAGCTCTTTTGAACTGAAGGACTACTTAGACTCCATATACGCTGAGGCAGCTCAATATAATGAACCACCAACTTATCCTGTTACTGTGGTCTGCAAAGGCATCAATGGGGCATCTAAAAGAACTGATACACTTGGCCGGATTTTTCACGGCCTTGTCGCCATAGCAGGAAAAAGATCATGCTATGACACAAAAGAATTCAATTATCCCACTGAGACATATTTGGGCTGGAGGTGGCAGGTAACTCTCATCTCAATGTTCCCATttctttagatatatatatatatatatatatatatatatatatatatatatatatatatattcatgtaTGTGAGtgctaattaattaagaattgTCTGCTAAGTTTAATTTATGGTTGTGCGTATAGAAATGTAGTGAGATGGTGTTGCCCATAGGCCATGCTACCAATGATACCATGTTCCAACCAGAACCTTTCAATCTAAATAGATTCATCAAGGAGTGCAACAGCTTGTACAGTGTCTCGCCTCGGCCTCATTGGGTTACTACTTACTATGGAGGACGAGTACGTATATGTTAATTAATTTCTTACCTCTTTTTATCGAAAATTTCCCAAGATTTAATTGAACATTTTAAATGCCAAATAGCAGGATATCAAGTTGATTCTCCACAGGTTTGCTAGCAATATCATCTTCTCAAATGGGCTGAGAGACCCTTACAGCAGCGGCGGGTAACAAAAGAACTAACCAAAATTCTTTTCTGGATAGGAATATGCATGCTAAAATTACATGAACTTCGTAGTTTAACTGCATGGTTT
Proteins encoded in this region:
- the LOC100253310 gene encoding uncharacterized protein LOC100253310 isoform X2, giving the protein MAMTYYSLSYSLQWLPFLIPTLILSCCVSAAQFNVPRLGPLSRGILRNPEPAAVSESFYKDLKTFFYAQTLDHFNYRPESYKTFRQRYVMNFKHWGGAKAGAPIFAYLGAEAPLDGDLVNIGFVNDNAARFNALLIYIEHRYYGKSIPFGSTKVALKNASTLGYFNSAQAIADYAAVLMHVKKRLHAQNSPVIVIGGSYGGMLASWFRLKYPHIALGALASSAPILYFDEIAPEIGYYSIVTKDFREASESCYRTIRRSWSEIDRIASKPNGLSILSKRFKTCAHLESSFELKDYLDSIYAEAAQYNEPPTYPVTVVCKGINGASKRTDTLGRIFHGLVAIAGKRSCYDTKEFNYPTETYLGWRWQKCSEMVLPIGHATNDTMFQPEPFNLNRFIKECNSLYSVSPRPHWVTTYYGGRDIKLILHRFASNIIFSNGLRDPYSSGGVLENISDTLVAVYTRHGSHCLDILPSQKSDPQWLVMQRKMEVEIIKGWMDKYYTDLANRR
- the LOC100253310 gene encoding uncharacterized protein LOC100253310 isoform X1, translating into MAMTYYSLSYSLQWLPFLIPTLILSCCVSAAQFNVPRLGPLSRGILRNPEPAAVSESFYKDLKTFFYAQTLDHFNYRPESYKTFRQRYVMNFKHWGGAKAGAPIFAYLGAEAPLDGDLVNIGFVNDNAARFNALLIYIEHRYYGKSIPFGSTKVALKNASTLGYFNSAQAIADYAAVLMHVKKRLHAQNSPVIVIGGSYGGMLASWFRLKYPHIALGALASSAPILYFDEIAPEIGYYSIVTKDFREASESCYRTIRRSWSEIDRIASKPNGLSILSKRFKTCAHLESSFELKDYLDSIYAEAAQYNEPPTYPVTVVCKGINGASKRTDTLGRIFHGLVAIAGKRSCYDTKEFNYPTETYLGWRWQKCSEMVLPIGHATNDTMFQPEPFNLNRFIKECNSLYSVSPRPHWVTTYYGGRQDIKLILHRFASNIIFSNGLRDPYSSGGVLENISDTLVAVYTRHGSHCLDILPSQKSDPQWLVMQRKMEVEIIKGWMDKYYTDLANRR